The Calditrichota bacterium genome includes the window ACCATTGATGATGGCGAGCTTACTCCGACGCTGAAAGTGAAACGAAGATTTGTGCAGGAAAAATATCAAAAGTTAATTGAAGCGATGTATCAAGACGCGGATTGAGTTTCGGAGTGTTTTTTTTGCCACAGAGCCACAGAGTGAACGGAGCTCCTCTCAACCCTAATAATTTTTTTCGTTACTCAAGAATAGGGCAAGAATTAGCTGTCTCTGCGGTTCTCTGTGCCTCGGTGGCTAAATAGCTACAAAGAAAGCAGCTATCTCTCTGTCTCCTGTGCTTCGGTGGCTGAATGGCGACGTCTAATTTTTTGCCATAATTTCCTTGCCAAGGGCACATTCGCAATGAGCAGAAGCAAGATGAACATCACTGCCAGCCAGAAATCCGGGATTTTGAAAGCATGTCCCAGCAAAGCCAGCAGAAAAAATCTTGGCGTTCGGGAGGTAAAAACTGCAAGCAAATACTTCCAGACGGGATATTTTGCCAGGACTACCAAAAAGCGAAACGGATAAAATGGCACAGGTGTGAAGCCAGCAATCCAGATGGACAAAAAGGGCGCTTTTTGAAAAATGTTTATCAGTTTGCCCACAAAACCGCTTTTCTTGACTTTGGCGAATGATTTTAAATCTGTGATGAACTGAAAAGTGGAGTAATTCAGCCACTCCGTCAAAACCGTTCCGGCGACTGAAACCAGCGTCACAGTGATTGGCTGATAAAATTTACTGAAGTAGAGATACACAGGTTCGTGAGGAACAATGGCAATCAAAAATTGACAGGGGAAACTGTAAAGAAAGAGCACAATGAGATGTTTGCTCTGACGAATCGATTCCGAAGACAACCAGATCGCCAGCAATA containing:
- a CDS encoding VTT domain-containing protein, yielding MSGSESIEENGIGTSKHMSGRRKVFFGFEIGFILLLLAIWLSSESIRQSKHLIVLFLYSFPCQFLIAIVPHEPVYLYFSKFYQPITVTLVSVAGTVLTEWLNYSTFQFITDLKSFAKVKKSGFVGKLINIFQKAPFLSIWIAGFTPVPFYPFRFLVVLAKYPVWKYLLAVFTSRTPRFFLLALLGHAFKIPDFWLAVMFILLLLIANVPLARKLWQKIRRRHSATEAQETER